From a region of the Narcine bancroftii isolate sNarBan1 chromosome 5, sNarBan1.hap1, whole genome shotgun sequence genome:
- the LOC138764263 gene encoding sodium channel regulatory subunit beta-1-like has protein sequence MKLRCISCKRRGETEASTLAEWFFRPLKNKTFYKIYEYRSPEEDTAYGVFENRIEWGGSKDTTDIQEATIYLHNVTFEDAGTYKCYFNRTFLFKKGEFTFFTQINKTIELTVVPKANRTLASIIGEIMMYFLNVVLTLWLFAEMIYCYKEDRGGQRGCDAGKWVGLSGNHLRKQGGLYWGAGGELGTDVTDLHLRRNNTRILSDVDIFNKA, from the exons ATGAAGCTGAGATGCATCTCCTGCAAGAGGCGCGGCGAGACAGAGGCTTCCACCCTGGCTGAGTGGTTCTTTCGGCCACTGAAGAACAAGACCTTCTACAAG ATCTACGAATACAGATCTCCGGAAGAAGACACTGCCTATGGGGTCTTTGAGAACCGCATTGAGTGGGGAGGGAGTAAGGACACCACCGACATCCAGGAGGCGACCATCTATCTGCACAACGTGACCTTTGAGGATGCTGGGACCTACAAGTGTTACTTCAACCGCACTTTCCTCTTCAAGAAAGGAGAGTTCACCTTCTTCACTCAAATTAACAAAACCATCGAGCTGACAGTAGTGCCCAAAG CTAATCGTACACTGGCTTCAATTATTGGGGAAATTATGATGTACTTTCTGAACGTGGTCTTGACTCTGTGGCTGTTTGCCGAGATGATTTACTGCTACAAGGAAGATCGCGGCGGCCAGCGAGGATGCGATGCAGGAAAATGG GTCGGACTATCTGGCAATCACCTCAGGAAGCAAGGAGGACTGTATTGGGGTGCAGGTGGAGAACTAGGAACGGACGTGACAGATCTGCATCTGAGGCGCAACAACACAAGG ATACTATCAGACGTGGATATCTTCAACAAGGCTTAA
- the LOC138764262 gene encoding B-cell antigen receptor complex-associated protein alpha chain-like — translation MSPGCQHPCQTESHATRDRTTRAPVSEMMSAIRLLLLSAALILGQGLEVPAPSVRVELGTGLRLPCALGSGRDHTWERRLYNGTSWEPVPSQDGKLTLDRVWLTDLGIYRCRSPHNQTSCEIGLRVYRVQSSHLFNLKESEKDFILIVEGILLLSCVVLPGTVLLRQKSQRSLREKIQQYKENENLYQGLNQEDQATYEDITRGQQSMYEDVANFRYSSIDLEKP, via the exons ATGTCCCCTGGGTGTCAGCACCCCTGCCAGACTGAAAGCCACGCTACCCGTGATCGGACCACTCGTGCTCCCGTCTCCGAGATGATGTCTGCCATTCGACTGCTTCTGCTGTCTGCCGCCTTGATTCTCG GGCAAGGCCTGGAGGTACCAGCTCCATCTGTCCGAGTGGAGCTTGGGACAGGGCTGAGGCTGCCGTGTGCACTGGGGTCTGGACGGGACCACACCTGGGAGAGGCGGCTGTACAATGGGACGTCCTGGGAGCCGGTCCCATCACAGGATGGAAAGCTGACCCTGGACAGGGTGTGGCTCACGGACCTGGGCATCTACCGCTGCCGCAGCCCCCACAACCAGACCTCCTGTGAGATCGGCCTGCGCGTCTACA GGGTCCAGTCCTCCCACCTCTTCAACCTGAAGGAATCGGAGAAGGACTTCATCCTGATCGTGGAGGGGATCCTCCTTTTGTCCTGTGTGGTCCTACCTGGGACGGTGCTCCTGCGGCAG AAATCACAAAGAAGTCTCCGTGAGAAGATTCAGCAATACAAGGAGAATGAGAACCTGTACCAG GGCCTGAATCAGGAAGACCAGGCAACGTACGAGGACATCACCCGCGGTCAGCAGAGCATGTACGAGGACGTGGCCAACTTCCGGTACAGCAGCATCGACTTGGAGAAGCCGTGA